The Micromonospora krabiensis genome window below encodes:
- the moaC gene encoding cyclic pyranopterin monophosphate synthase MoaC, producing MTEPAQLTHVDAAGAAHMVDVSAKAVTGRSAVAAGRLRTTPEVVDLLRRDGLPKGDALAVGRLAGIMGAKRTPDLIPLCHPIALHGVTVDLRLTSDTVEITATARTADRTGVEMEALTAVAVAGLALVDMVKAVDPAASVDAVRVLRKEGGKTGEWVRPEDRP from the coding sequence GTGACCGAACCCGCGCAGCTCACCCACGTCGACGCGGCCGGCGCGGCCCACATGGTCGACGTGTCCGCCAAGGCCGTGACCGGGCGGTCGGCGGTCGCCGCCGGCCGGCTGCGGACCACACCCGAGGTGGTCGACCTGCTTCGCCGCGACGGCCTGCCCAAGGGCGACGCGCTGGCCGTCGGCCGGCTCGCCGGCATCATGGGCGCCAAGCGCACACCAGACCTGATTCCGCTCTGCCACCCGATCGCGCTCCACGGCGTCACCGTCGACCTGCGGCTCACCTCCGACACCGTCGAGATCACCGCCACCGCTCGCACCGCCGACCGGACGGGCGTGGAGATGGAGGCGCTGACGGCGGTCGCGGTCGCCGGCCTGGCCCTGGTCGACATGGTCAAGGCGGTCGACCCGGCCGCCTCGGTCGATGCGGTCCGCGTGCTCCGCAAGGAGGGCGGCAAGACCGGCGAGTGGGTCCGCCCGGAGGACCGGCCGTGA
- a CDS encoding MogA/MoaB family molybdenum cofactor biosynthesis protein, translating to MIRARVVVASNRAAAGVYADTSGPLLVAGLREQGCEVDDPVVVPDGEPVGEALRAALADGMDVVVTSGGTGITPTDRTPDVTRALLDYEIPGIAEAIRAHSRDRVPTSALSRGVAGVVGRMLVVNLPGSTGGAKDGLAVLGPILTHAVDQLRGGDH from the coding sequence GTGATCCGGGCACGGGTGGTCGTCGCCTCCAACCGGGCCGCCGCCGGCGTCTACGCCGACACCAGCGGGCCGCTGCTCGTCGCCGGCCTGCGTGAGCAGGGCTGCGAGGTCGACGACCCGGTGGTCGTCCCCGACGGCGAGCCGGTCGGCGAGGCGCTGCGGGCCGCGCTGGCCGACGGCATGGACGTCGTCGTGACCAGCGGCGGCACCGGCATCACCCCGACCGACCGCACGCCCGACGTGACCCGGGCGCTGCTCGACTACGAGATTCCGGGCATCGCCGAGGCGATCCGCGCCCACAGCCGCGACCGGGTGCCCACCTCGGCGTTGTCCCGAGGCGTCGCCGGGGTGGTCGGCCGGATGCTCGTGGTCAACCTGCCGGGTTCGACGGGCGGCGCCAAGGACGGGCTGGCGGTGCTCGGCCCGATCCTCACCCACGCCGTCGACCAGCTGCGCGGCGGCGACCACTGA
- a CDS encoding molybdopterin molybdotransferase MoeA, whose amino-acid sequence MGWDEARSRVHAAGLAAALPVAARPLADTDGHTLAAPLTTRTDLPAFPTSSVDGWAVRGAGPWRVVGRVLAGGTPPPLTEDGTTVEIATGAMVPEGATAVLRVEESERTTDDRVTGTPRSTPEWRKPGEEAYAGEELLPAGTPIDPAVIGLAASCGLDTLPVRRAPRAALLVFGDELLTAGPPGAGRVRDALGPSVPAWLRRYGCAVGADDVTGPVVDTLPAHVDALRAALDTADLVCTTGGTMHGPVDHLHPALAALDADYVVNTVAVRPGFPMLVARVTGADGRARFVAGLPGNPQSAIVALVSLVAPLVAGLQGRSLPALPEVTLGEAVPGRGDFTHLALVRVDEVDGTAHPVRHVGSAMLRGLARAAGFAVIRPGTTGEPGARVPLVPLPLLAGERAR is encoded by the coding sequence ATCGGTTGGGACGAGGCGCGCTCCCGGGTCCACGCGGCTGGCCTGGCCGCCGCGCTCCCCGTGGCCGCCCGACCGCTCGCCGACACCGACGGGCACACCCTGGCCGCACCGTTGACGACCCGGACCGACCTGCCCGCGTTCCCCACCTCCAGCGTGGACGGCTGGGCGGTGCGCGGCGCGGGCCCGTGGCGAGTCGTCGGGCGGGTGCTGGCCGGCGGCACCCCGCCACCCCTGACCGAGGACGGCACGACCGTCGAGATCGCCACCGGCGCCATGGTGCCCGAGGGCGCCACCGCCGTGCTGCGCGTCGAGGAGTCCGAGCGCACGACCGACGACCGGGTCACCGGCACCCCCCGGTCCACACCCGAGTGGCGGAAGCCGGGCGAGGAGGCGTACGCCGGGGAGGAGCTGTTGCCCGCCGGCACCCCGATCGACCCGGCGGTGATCGGCCTGGCCGCCTCCTGCGGGCTCGACACCCTGCCGGTCCGGCGCGCGCCGCGCGCCGCGCTGCTGGTCTTCGGTGACGAGCTGCTGACCGCCGGCCCACCGGGCGCCGGCCGGGTGCGTGACGCGCTCGGCCCCTCGGTGCCGGCCTGGTTGCGCCGCTACGGCTGCGCGGTCGGCGCCGACGACGTGACCGGCCCGGTGGTGGACACCCTCCCGGCGCACGTCGACGCGCTGCGCGCCGCGCTGGACACCGCCGACCTGGTCTGCACGACCGGTGGCACCATGCACGGTCCCGTCGACCACCTGCACCCGGCGCTGGCCGCGCTCGACGCCGACTACGTGGTCAACACCGTCGCCGTCCGCCCCGGGTTCCCGATGCTGGTGGCCCGGGTGACCGGCGCCGACGGCCGGGCCCGCTTCGTGGCCGGGCTGCCCGGCAACCCGCAGTCCGCGATCGTCGCGCTGGTCTCGCTGGTCGCCCCGCTGGTCGCCGGCCTCCAGGGCCGGTCGCTGCCGGCGTTGCCGGAGGTCACGTTGGGCGAGGCGGTGCCGGGTCGGGGCGACTTCACACACCTCGCCCTGGTGCGGGTCGACGAGGTCGACGGCACCGCCCACCCGGTCCGGCACGTCGGCTCGGCGATGCTCCGAGGGCTGGCCCGCGCGGCCGGCTTCGCGGTGATCCGCCCGGGCACGACCGGTGAGCCGGGCGCACGGGTCCCGCTGGTGCCGCTGCCGCTGCTGGCCGGGGAGCGTGCCCGGTGA